Within Pseudomonas tructae, the genomic segment AGGAGCCTGTGCCGGTCAACGAGCCTGAGCCTGTACAGATTGCGCCTGAACCAGAGCCGCTTGCCGAACCAGAGCCTGCTCCCGAGCAAGCGCCCGTTATAGTTCCCGAGCCTGTGGTCGTGCCTGAGCCCGCACCTGTACTTGCAGCGGTTGAAGCACCTGCCCCGGTTATCGAGCCAGTTGCGGCCGAACCTGCCGAGCCGGTGCGTAGCGAAGAGAGCAAGGCTGGTTTCTTCGCCCGCCTCAAACAGGGCCTGAGCAAGACTAGCGCCAGCATCGGCGAGGGCATGGCCAGCCTGTTCCTGGGCAAGAAGGCCATCGATGACGACCTGCTCGATGAAATTGAAACCCGCCTGCTGACCGCTGACGTTGGCGTTGAAGCCACTTCGGTGATCGTCCAGAGCCTGACCCAGAAGGTCGCGCGCAAGCAACTGGCCGACAGCGACGCCCTGTACCAGTCGCTGCAAGGCGAGCTGGCCGACCTGCTCAAGCCGGTCGAGCAGCCGCTGCGCATCCACAACCAAGGCAAGCCGTTCGTGATCCTTGTGGTCGGCGTCAACGGCGCCGGCAAGACCACCACCATCGGCAAGCTGGCAAAAAAACTGCAGCTTGAAGGCAAGAAGGTCATGCTCGCCGCTGGCGACACCTTCCGTGCGGCGGCGGTCGAGCAACTGCAAGTGTGGGGCGAGCGCAACCAGATCCCGGTCATCGCCCAGCACACCGGTGCCGATTCGGCCTCGGTGATCTTCGACGCCGTGCAGGCCGCCAAGGCCCGTAATGTCGACGTGCTGATCGCCGACACCGCGGGTCGCCTGCACACTAAAGACAACCTGATGGAAGAGCTGAAGAAAGTCCGTCGGGTGATCGGCAAGCTCGATGCCGACGCACCTCATGAGGTGTTGCTGGTGCTCGATGCCGGTACCGGCCAGAACGCCATCAACCAGGCCAAGCATTTCAACCAGAGCGTCGAACTGACCGGCCTGGCCCTGACCAAGCTCGATGGCACCGCCAAGGGCGGGGTGATCTTTGCCCTGGCCAAGCAGTTCGGCCTGCCGATCCGCTATATTGGCGTGGGTGAAGGCATTGACGATCTGCGTACCTTCGAAGCCGAACCCTTCGTGAAAGCACTGTTTGCCGAGCGGGAGCACCCATGATTCGATTCGAACAGGTCGCCAAGCGCTACCCCAATGGCCACGTTGGCCTGCATGAGTTGAGTTTTCGGGTGCGTCGGGGCGAATTCCTGTTCGTGACCGGCCATTCCGGCGCCGGTAAAAGTACCTTGCTGCGCCTGCTGCTGGCCATGGAACGTCCTACCAGCGGCAAGTTGCTGTTGGCCGGGCAGGATTTGGGACAGATCAGCAACGCGCAGATTCCGTTCCTGCGTCGGCAGATCGGTGTGGTGTTCCAGAACCACCAGTTGCTGTTCGATCGCACGGTTTTCAACAACGTTGCCCTGCCGCTGCAGATCCTCGGCCTGTCCAAGGTCGAAGTGGCCAAGCGGGTCGACTCGGCGCTTGAGCGCGTGGCCCTGTCGGACAAGGCCGAGCTGTACCCCGGCGACCTGTCCACCGGCCAGCAACAGCGCGTCGGCATTGCCCGCGCCATCGTCCACCGTCCGGCCTTGCTGCTGGCGGACGAACCTACCGGTAACCTCGACCCGCGCCTGGCTGCGGAGATCATGGGTGTTTTCGAAGATATCAACCGCTTGGGCACCAGCGTGCTGATCGCCAGTCACGACCTGGCACTGATCGCGCGCATGCGCCATCGCATGCTGACCCTGCAGCGCGGCCGCTTGATCGGCGATGGGGAGGCCGGGCAATGAGTGCGACACGCAGTCCCAAGGTTTCCGAGCGGGTAGCGCCCAAAGCCGCTGACCCTGGACCTGAGAAGAAAAAACGCGGTGGTCACGATGATGACGGCCCGGATTTCCGTACCCTGTTGCACGCCTGGCTGGAAAGCCACCGCTCGAGCCTGGTCGATAGCCTGCGGCGCCTGGGCAAGCAGCCGATCGGCAGCTTCTTTACCTGCCTGGTGATGGCCGTGGCCTTGAGCCTGCCGATGGGCTTGTCGCTGTTGCTGAGCAACGTCGAGCGCCTGGGTGGCTCGTGGCAGCGCGCGGCGCAGATTTCGCTGTACTTGAAGCTCGATGCCAGCAGCCATGAAGGCGAGGCCTTGCGCGATCAGATCAAAGGCCTGCCGGGCGTTGCCGAGGCCGAGTATGTCAGCCGCGAGCAGGCCCTCAACGAGTTCCAGCAGCAGTCGGGCCTGGGTGAAGCCTTGCGCGAACTGCCGGAGAACCCGCTGCCTGGCGTGATTGTGGTGACCCCGGCAGAAGTCGACAAACCGGCGTTGGAAGCCTTGCGCCAGCGCCTGGCCGAACTGCCCAGGGTTGAAGCTGCTCAACTGGACCTGGTGTGGGTCGAGCGCCTGGCGGCGATCCTCAAACTGGGTGACCGGTTTGTGTTTGGTTTGACCGTTTTGCTGGTGTCTGCACTGCTTTTGGTAATTGGTAACACAATTCGCCTGCACATCGAGAACCGGCGTACCGAAATCGAGGTGATCAAGCTGGTTGGTGGCACCGACAGCTATGTACGCCGGCCTTTCCTGTACATGGGGGCCTTGTATGGCCTGGGTGCGGGGGTGTTGGCCTGGGGGGTACTGGCGTTTGGCCTGAACTGGCTGAATGACGCGGTAATCGGGCTTTCCGGGCTGTATGGCAGTGATTTTGCCCTGGCCGGGGTTCCGTCAGCTGATGGTCTGTCCCTCTTGCTTGGAGCGGTATTGTTAGGGTATATCGGTGCTTGGATTGCGGTCGCCCGCCACTTGAGCGAGCTTGCACCGCGATAGTGTCTTTTTGCTGGTATTGACTCTTTTCATTTTTAGGGAACTTGTTTCGCGGTTCCCGGTCAATGTTGGCAGTGCCTATGGCACGAGTTTAGTGAGTCGGAGGTTTTTTCGTATGACCACTTCGTTGCAACCTGCCTATGCCCTGGTTCCCGGTGCAAACCTGGAAGCCTATGTGCACACGGTCAACAGCATTCCATTGCTGACGCCCGAGCAGGAGCGTGAACTGGCCGAGAGTCTCTACTATGAGCAGAATCTTGAGGCAGCTCGGCAGATGGTGCTCGCCCACCTGCGTTTTGTTGTACACATCGCGCGCAGCTATTCCGGCTACGGGCTGGCCCAGGCCGACCTGATCCAGGAAGGCAATGTCGGTCTGATGAAAGCGGTCAAGCGCTTCAACCCGGAAATGGGCGTGCGCCTGGTGTCCTTTGCGGTGCACTGGATCAAGGCCGAGATTCACGAGTTCATCCTGCGCAACTGGCGCATCGTCAAGGTGGCCACCACCAAGGCCCAGCGCAAACTGTTCTTCAACCTGCGCAGCCAGAAAAAACGCCTGGCCTGGCTGAACAACGAAGAAGTACATCGAGTCGCCGAGAGCCTGGGTGTCGAGCCACGTGAAGTGCGTGAAATGGAGAGCCGCCTGACCGGTCAGGACATGGCCTTCGACCCGGCCAGTGAAGCCGACGACGACAGTGCATTCCAGTCACCGGCCAACTACCTGGAAGACCACCGGTACGACCCTGCGCGTCAACTGGAGGATGCCGACTGGAGTGACAACTCCACCAGCAACCTGCACGAAGCCCTGCAAGGCCTGGATGACCGTAGTCGCGATATCCTCTACCAGCGTTGGCTGGCCGAGGAAAAGGCCACCTTGCATGACCTGGCCGAGAAATACAGCGTGTCCGCCGAGCGGATTCGCCAGTTGGAAAAGAATGCGATGAACAAGGTCAAAGCCTTGATCGCCGTCTGAGTCGCAATACGGCAATAACCAAAAAGCCCCGACGTGTCGGGGCTTTTTCATGATTCTCCGCCACCCCTGTCGAGACTGCTATGACCATTTCCTTGTACGCCGCTTCTGTTCCTGTCTTCAAGCAAATGCTCAACGCCCTGAGTGATGTGCTGAACAAGGCCGAAGCTCACGCTACGGCGAAAAACATTGATCCGAGCGTTTTCCTCCAGGCGCGCCTGTATCCGGATATGTTCCCACTGGTTCGCCAGGTGCAGATCGCTGTTGATTTCGCCAAGGGGGTATCGGCGCGCTTGGCTGAGGTCGAGTTGCCGAAATACGATGACAGCGAAACCACCTTTGCTGAACTGCAAGCGCTGATCGGTAAGGTGCTGGCTTTCCTGGACGGCATTGCGCCAGCCCAGATCGACGGTAAGGAAGGCATTGAAATCGTGACCCGTCCGGGCACGCCCAAAGAGAAACGCTTCAGTGGCCAGGCTTATTTGCTGACCTACGGTCTGCCGCAGTTCTTCTTCCACGTAACCACCACTTACGCAATCCTGCGTCACAACGGTGTAGAAGTAGGCAAACGTGACTACATGGGTGCTTTCTAAGGCGTTTACCCAGTAATCAGCAAACAATAAAACCCGGCAAGGTGTGCACCTTGTCGGGTTTTTTATTGGTTCCAGGGCGCCCGGCGCGGGCTGTCCAGCTGAGCCAGGTAGCTGTTGCCGCCCAACTGGCGCATCTGCTGGCGAATCCAGCCGGCACGCCGTGCTACATAGCTACTGGGCTGGCTGGCGCTCCACCGCAACGGGCTGGGCAGGACGGCGGCCAGCAGGCTGGCCTGCTGGCGCGACAACTGGCTGGCATCTACGCCGAAGTGGTGCCGCGCCGCCGCCTGCGCGCCGAACACGCCTTCGCCCCATTCTGCACTGTTGAGATAGACCTCGAGAATCCGCTCTTTGGGCCACAACAGCTCGATCAGCCCGGTGAACCAGGCTTCCAGGCCCTTGCGCAGCCAACTGCGACCAGCCCAGAGGAACTGGTTCTTGGCCACTTGCTGGCTGAGGGTACTGGCGCCGCGGATGCTGCCACCGCGTTCGTTGTGGGCCAATGCTGCCTGGATGGCATTGAAGTCAAAGCCCCAGTGGTTGGCGAACTTCTGGTCTTCGCCAGCAATCACCGCCACTTTGAGTTCATCGGAGATCCGCTCCCATGGCTCCCAGTCCCGTTGCAGGTCAATGGGCTGGCCGTTGAACCAGGACTCGACCTTGCGCTCGGCCATCAGCGCAGTGCCAGGCGGCGGTACCCAGCGAAACAGCAGCACCAGCAGGACGCTACCTGCGGCAAACCACAGCAGGGCTCGGCTGAGGCGACGGAAAATGGAAGACAGCATAGGTGATGGCTTGGCCGAACCGATGGAGCGGGCCATTATACAGACCCTGTGCTGACTAGGAGTCTTCCCAATGCTTCGTAGTTTTTTGCTGCTTTCGGCGTTTTTCGGATTCACCGGCGTGGCCCTGGGCGCCTTCGCGGCCCATGGCCTCAAGGGCCGGTTGAGCAGCGAATACCTGGCGATCTTCCATACTGGCGTCACCTACCAGCTGGTGCATGCGCTGGCACTGCTCGCGGTTGCCGTGCTCTCGGTGCACCTGCCCGGGCGCCTGGTCGGTTGGGCCGGTGGTCTGTTCACCCTGGGGATCCTGCTGTTTTCCGGTAGCCTGTATGTGCTGACCCTGAGCGGCATCGGCAAGCTCGGGATCATCACCCCTTTCGGCGGCCTGGCGTTTCTTGGCGGCTGGCTGTGCCTGGGCCTTGCAGCCTGGCGCTTGAGCTGACCCACGGGTCCGGATCGAGACGAATGGCGCGGCCCGGCCTTGGGTTTGCGCCCTGATCAGGGCTAGAATGCGGGCCCCTAAAAATAATGGCGGCCGTGCGCATGCGCATTCAACTGAACGGTGAACCTTTCGAAGTGGCCGATGGCGAAAGCGTCGCGGCCCTGCTCAACCGGCTTGACCTGGCGGGTCGCCGGGTGGCGGTCGAGCTCAACCTGGACATCGTGCCGCGCAGCCAGCACGACAGCACCGCGCTGAACGAAGGCGATCAGGTGGAAGTGGTGCATGCCATTGGCGGTGGCTAGGCCTTCGCGATTTACCTGCAAGTCCCTCAACCTTCAAGAGGATTACCGATGAGCAATGTTCGTAGCGACAAGCCCTTCACCCTGGCCGGTCGTACCTTCCAGTCGCGCCTGCTGGTCGGCACCGGCAAGTACCGTGACCTGGAAGAAACCCGCCTGGCCATCGAGGCCTCGGGTGCCGAGATCGTCACGGTAGCCGTGCGCCGCACCAACATCGGCCAGAACCCGGGCGAACCGAACCTGCTCGACGTGCTGCCGCCAGACCGCTACACCATCCTGCCGAACACCGCTGGCTGCTTCGATGCGGTCGAAGCCGTGCGCACCTGCCGCCTGGCCCGTGAACTGCTCGATGGCCACAACCTGGTCAAGCTCGAAGTACTGGCCGACCAGAAGACCCTGTTCCCCAACGTGATCGAGACCCTCAAGGCCGCCGAAGTGCTGGTCAAGGACGGGTTTGACGTAATGGTCTACACCAGCGACGACCCGATCATCGCTCGCCAACTGGGCGAAATCGGCTGTATCGCGGTAATGCCGCTGGCTGGCCTGATCGGGACGGGCCTGGGGATCTGCAACCCGTACAACCTGCAGATCATCCTCGAAGAGTCGAAAGTACCGGTGCTGGTCGATGCCGGCGTCGGTACTGCATCCGATGCCACCATCGCCATGGAGATGGGCTGTGAGGCGGTGCTGATGAACTCGGCGATCGCTCACGCACAGCAGCCGATCATGATGGCCGAAGCCATGAAACACGCCATTGTCGCTGGCCGCCTGGCTTACCTGGCCGGGCGTATGCCGAAAAAACTCTATGCCAGCGCCTCGTCGCCGCTGGATGGTCTGATCAAGTAAGAGCCCCTGATGACTGAATCGCAAGAAACGCCGAGCACCACCGAAGGCGAAGAGCGCCAACACCGCCGCATCAAGAGTTTCGTGATGCGCGCCGGGCGCATGACCGAAGGCCAGCAACGTGGCCTGGACCAGGGTGGGCCGTTGTTCATCCTGCCCCTGGCTGACAGCCCGGTGGACTACGACCAGGTCTTCGGCCGCTCGGCGCCGCGTACCCTGGAGATCGGCTTCGGCATGGGCCACTCCCTGCTGGAAATGGCCGCTGCCGCCCCCGAGCAGGACTTCATCGGTGTCGAAGTACACCGTCCGGGTGTCGGTGCGCTGCTCAATGGCGTGCTGACCCAGGGCCTGAAGAACCTGCGGGTGTATGACTGCGATGCCATCGAAGTGCTGAACAAGTGCGTGGCTGACAACAGCCTCGACCGGCTGATGCTGTTCTTCCCCGACCCTTGGCACAAGAGCCGCCACCACAAGCGTCGCATCGTCCAGCCGGAGTTCGCAGCCCTGGTGCTGAGCAAGCTCAAGGTCGGCGGCGTGTTCCATATGGCGACCGACTGGGAGCCCTATGCCGAATACATGCTGGAAGTGATGAACGTTGCCCCGGGTTATCGCAACCTGGCTGCCGACGGCAAGTGCGTTGAGCGTCCGGCCGAGCGCCCGATCACCAAGTTCGAACGCCGTGGCGAGCGACTTGGGCATGGGGTGTGGGATCTGAAGTTCGAAAAACTGGCTTGAGGTCTATCGCGGGGCAAGTCGAGGCGTCGCACCGCCGCTCCCACAGAGGTGTTTTGGGCTCTGTGGGAGCGGGCTTGCCCCGCGATGCTATTCAGCGCCGATCAGCGACTACGCCGATCAACACCAGCACAATCAGCAACACCGGCGCCAACGCATAGTTGTTGAACTGCGCCAGGCCTTTGATGACCCACGGCGTGGCATAGATCAGCGCCGCACCACTACCGATCATCACCAACACGGCCATGAACGGTACGCGCAAGGCGCCTGCTAGGCCGCCCAGGCGTTGTTCGACCCAACCTTTGATGTCGGTGCCAAACAGCACCAGCAAACAGCCCACCAAGGCCAGGGAAATCTCCGACAAGTTGCTGCGACTCCAGCGGGAAACAGTCGAGAGCAGGTCGAGTACCAGGTCCATTCGCAATCCTTAGGTCAAGAAATACTGCAGCAGGTCGTTGAGGAACAGCTGGCCTCGTGGGGTGGCGACCAGTCGCGAGGTTTCGACCTGCAAAAGGCCTTTTTGTTCGGCCTCGCGACGGGCCTCGGCTAGCTGTTCCAGCGGCAACCCCGTGCGCAGGCTGAATTGATCGGCGTCCACGCCTTGGGTCAGGCGCAGGGCGTTCATCAGGAACTCGAAGGGCAGCTCATCCACCGGCAGCAGCTTCTCGCCGGCCTTGAAGGCCTTGGCCGGGTTCAGGTAGTCCTTGGGCAGGCGAGTCTTCCAGGTGCGCAGGATACGCCCGTCCGGGTGGCTGAGCTTGCCGTGGGCGCCGGCACCGATGCCGATGAAGTCGCCAAAACTCCAGTAATTGAGGTTGTGGCGGGCCGCGCGGCCGGGCAGGGCGTAGGCTGAGACTTCATATTGGCGGTAGCCATGGCTGGCCATCAGCGCTTGTCCCGCTTCCTGGATGTCCCACAGGATGTCGTCCTCGGGCAGCAGCGGTGGCTGGTTCCAGAACACCGTGTTCGGCTCCAGGGTCAATTGGTACCAGGACAAGTGCGTTGGGTTCAGCGCGATGGCCTGGCGCAAGTCGCCGAGGGCGTCGTCCAGCGACTGGTCGGGCAGGCCGTGCATCAGGTCGAGGTTGAAGTTGTCGAAGCCTGCGTTGCGCGCCATGTCGGCGGCGCGAATGGCCTCGTCACCGTTGTGGATGCGCCCGAGCGCTTCGAGCTTGGCCTGCTGGAAACTCTGGATGCCGATCGACAGGCGATTGATGCCCAACTGCCGGTAAGCCTTGAACTTCTCCTGTTCGAAGGTCCCGGGGTTGGCTTCCAGGGTGATCTCAATGTCGTGGGCAAACGCGATGCGCTGCTCCACACCCACCAGCAAGCGGCCCAGGGCGCGGGCGCTGAACAGGCTCGGGGTGCCGCCGCCAAAGAAGATCGAACTGATCGGGCGGCCATAGACGGCGCCCAGCTCCTGGTCCAGGTCGGCCAGCAGAGCGTCGACATAGGCTTCTTCAGGCAGCTCGGGGCTGGCGGTGTGGGAGTTGAAGTCGCAGTACGGGCATTTACGCACGCACCAGGGGATATGAATGTACAGCGCCAGGGGTGGCAACTGTGGCAGGGCCACCCGCGGTGCTTGGGAAGTAAAGCCAGCCTCGCCCAGGTGCAGTGGCTGTGCCGGCGAACGATCGGTCATGCCAGGCCCAGACGTTGACGCAACAGGCTCATGGCGCGGGCACGGTGGCTGATCTGGTTCTTGTCGGCAGGGCTCAGCTGGGCGCTGGAGCAGTCGCGCTCCGGTACCCAGAACAGCGGGTCGTAGCCAAAACCGTGTTCT encodes:
- the rpoH gene encoding RNA polymerase sigma factor RpoH, coding for MTTSLQPAYALVPGANLEAYVHTVNSIPLLTPEQERELAESLYYEQNLEAARQMVLAHLRFVVHIARSYSGYGLAQADLIQEGNVGLMKAVKRFNPEMGVRLVSFAVHWIKAEIHEFILRNWRIVKVATTKAQRKLFFNLRSQKKRLAWLNNEEVHRVAESLGVEPREVREMESRLTGQDMAFDPASEADDDSAFQSPANYLEDHRYDPARQLEDADWSDNSTSNLHEALQGLDDRSRDILYQRWLAEEKATLHDLAEKYSVSAERIRQLEKNAMNKVKALIAV
- a CDS encoding thiazole synthase is translated as MSNVRSDKPFTLAGRTFQSRLLVGTGKYRDLEETRLAIEASGAEIVTVAVRRTNIGQNPGEPNLLDVLPPDRYTILPNTAGCFDAVEAVRTCRLARELLDGHNLVKLEVLADQKTLFPNVIETLKAAEVLVKDGFDVMVYTSDDPIIARQLGEIGCIAVMPLAGLIGTGLGICNPYNLQIILEESKVPVLVDAGVGTASDATIAMEMGCEAVLMNSAIAHAQQPIMMAEAMKHAIVAGRLAYLAGRMPKKLYASASSPLDGLIK
- the mtgA gene encoding monofunctional biosynthetic peptidoglycan transglycosylase produces the protein MARSIGSAKPSPMLSSIFRRLSRALLWFAAGSVLLVLLFRWVPPPGTALMAERKVESWFNGQPIDLQRDWEPWERISDELKVAVIAGEDQKFANHWGFDFNAIQAALAHNERGGSIRGASTLSQQVAKNQFLWAGRSWLRKGLEAWFTGLIELLWPKERILEVYLNSAEWGEGVFGAQAAARHHFGVDASQLSRQQASLLAAVLPSPLRWSASQPSSYVARRAGWIRQQMRQLGGNSYLAQLDSPRRAPWNQ
- a CDS encoding DUF423 domain-containing protein, with product MLRSFLLLSAFFGFTGVALGAFAAHGLKGRLSSEYLAIFHTGVTYQLVHALALLAVAVLSVHLPGRLVGWAGGLFTLGILLFSGSLYVLTLSGIGKLGIITPFGGLAFLGGWLCLGLAAWRLS
- a CDS encoding DUF3392 domain-containing protein, encoding MDLVLDLLSTVSRWSRSNLSEISLALVGCLLVLFGTDIKGWVEQRLGGLAGALRVPFMAVLVMIGSGAALIYATPWVIKGLAQFNNYALAPVLLIVLVLIGVVADRR
- the hemW gene encoding radical SAM family heme chaperone HemW, which gives rise to MTDRSPAQPLHLGEAGFTSQAPRVALPQLPPLALYIHIPWCVRKCPYCDFNSHTASPELPEEAYVDALLADLDQELGAVYGRPISSIFFGGGTPSLFSARALGRLLVGVEQRIAFAHDIEITLEANPGTFEQEKFKAYRQLGINRLSIGIQSFQQAKLEALGRIHNGDEAIRAADMARNAGFDNFNLDLMHGLPDQSLDDALGDLRQAIALNPTHLSWYQLTLEPNTVFWNQPPLLPEDDILWDIQEAGQALMASHGYRQYEVSAYALPGRAARHNLNYWSFGDFIGIGAGAHGKLSHPDGRILRTWKTRLPKDYLNPAKAFKAGEKLLPVDELPFEFLMNALRLTQGVDADQFSLRTGLPLEQLAEARREAEQKGLLQVETSRLVATPRGQLFLNDLLQYFLT
- the ftsX gene encoding permease-like cell division protein FtsX, whose translation is MSATRSPKVSERVAPKAADPGPEKKKRGGHDDDGPDFRTLLHAWLESHRSSLVDSLRRLGKQPIGSFFTCLVMAVALSLPMGLSLLLSNVERLGGSWQRAAQISLYLKLDASSHEGEALRDQIKGLPGVAEAEYVSREQALNEFQQQSGLGEALRELPENPLPGVIVVTPAEVDKPALEALRQRLAELPRVEAAQLDLVWVERLAAILKLGDRFVFGLTVLLVSALLLVIGNTIRLHIENRRTEIEVIKLVGGTDSYVRRPFLYMGALYGLGAGVLAWGVLAFGLNWLNDAVIGLSGLYGSDFALAGVPSADGLSLLLGAVLLGYIGAWIAVARHLSELAPR
- the ftsE gene encoding cell division ATP-binding protein FtsE, which produces MIRFEQVAKRYPNGHVGLHELSFRVRRGEFLFVTGHSGAGKSTLLRLLLAMERPTSGKLLLAGQDLGQISNAQIPFLRRQIGVVFQNHQLLFDRTVFNNVALPLQILGLSKVEVAKRVDSALERVALSDKAELYPGDLSTGQQQRVGIARAIVHRPALLLADEPTGNLDPRLAAEIMGVFEDINRLGTSVLIASHDLALIARMRHRMLTLQRGRLIGDGEAGQ
- the trmB gene encoding tRNA (guanosine(46)-N7)-methyltransferase TrmB; amino-acid sequence: MTESQETPSTTEGEERQHRRIKSFVMRAGRMTEGQQRGLDQGGPLFILPLADSPVDYDQVFGRSAPRTLEIGFGMGHSLLEMAAAAPEQDFIGVEVHRPGVGALLNGVLTQGLKNLRVYDCDAIEVLNKCVADNSLDRLMLFFPDPWHKSRHHKRRIVQPEFAALVLSKLKVGGVFHMATDWEPYAEYMLEVMNVAPGYRNLAADGKCVERPAERPITKFERRGERLGHGVWDLKFEKLA
- the thiS gene encoding sulfur carrier protein ThiS, with product MRIQLNGEPFEVADGESVAALLNRLDLAGRRVAVELNLDIVPRSQHDSTALNEGDQVEVVHAIGGG
- the ftsY gene encoding signal recognition particle-docking protein FtsY, giving the protein MFGSNDDKKTPAAAGEKKGLFGWLRKKPQQPVAEQPQAPAPVETQQPAGLPAEAPATVAAVEVVPAAVAAPEPVAAAPVAAPVEVQSEPSVGLVLPVPEEPVALVADLEPHTPPPIPPRQEPVPVNEPEPVQIAPEPEPLAEPEPAPEQAPVIVPEPVVVPEPAPVLAAVEAPAPVIEPVAAEPAEPVRSEESKAGFFARLKQGLSKTSASIGEGMASLFLGKKAIDDDLLDEIETRLLTADVGVEATSVIVQSLTQKVARKQLADSDALYQSLQGELADLLKPVEQPLRIHNQGKPFVILVVGVNGAGKTTTIGKLAKKLQLEGKKVMLAAGDTFRAAAVEQLQVWGERNQIPVIAQHTGADSASVIFDAVQAAKARNVDVLIADTAGRLHTKDNLMEELKKVRRVIGKLDADAPHEVLLVLDAGTGQNAINQAKHFNQSVELTGLALTKLDGTAKGGVIFALAKQFGLPIRYIGVGEGIDDLRTFEAEPFVKALFAEREHP
- a CDS encoding DUF1993 domain-containing protein, translating into MTISLYAASVPVFKQMLNALSDVLNKAEAHATAKNIDPSVFLQARLYPDMFPLVRQVQIAVDFAKGVSARLAEVELPKYDDSETTFAELQALIGKVLAFLDGIAPAQIDGKEGIEIVTRPGTPKEKRFSGQAYLLTYGLPQFFFHVTTTYAILRHNGVEVGKRDYMGAF